The following are encoded together in the Heliangelus exortis chromosome 15, bHelExo1.hap1, whole genome shotgun sequence genome:
- the TLX3 gene encoding T-cell leukemia homeobox protein 3, which yields MDPPAGAQGQHQHEPISFGIDQILNSPEQETAPPPPPRGPDGATFLGGPGGRGGAPYPALPAPFPAIAAPFEDSGSYSVNLSLAPAGVIRVPAHRPIPGAVPPPISSAIPAMPAVPSLGSLNFPWMESSRRFVKDRFTAAAALTPFTVTRRIGHPYQNRTPPKRKKPRTSFSRVQICELEKRFHRQKYLASAERAALAKSLKMTDAQVKTWFQNRRTKWRRQTAEEREAERQQASRLMLQLQHDAFQKSLNESIQPDPLCLHNSSLFALQNLQPWEEESAKIPPVTSLV from the exons atGGATCCGCCGGCGGGCGCGCAGGGCCAGCACCAGCACGAGCCCATCAGCTTCGGCATCGACCAAATCCTCAACAGCCCCGAGCAGGAGACCGctcccccgccgcccccccggGGCCCCGACGGCGCGACCTTCCTGGGCGGCCCCGGCGGCCGTGGCGGCGCACCCTACCCGGCCCTGCCGGCCCCCTTCCCGGCCATCGCCGCGCCCTTCGAGGACTCGGGATCTTACAGTGTGAACCTCAGCCTGGCCCCAGCCGGCGTGATCCGGGTGCCGGCGCACAGGCCCATCCCCGGGGCCGTGCCGCCGCCCATCTCCAGCGCTATCCCGGCTATGCCCGCCGTGCCCAGCCTGGGCAGCCTCAACTTCCCctggatggagagcagcaggcGCTTCGTCAAGGACAGGTTCACAG CGGCCGCGGCTCTGACACCCTTCACGGTGACACGGCGGATCGGGCATCCCTACCAGAACCGGACCCCGCCGAAGCGCAAGAAGCCACGGACATCCTTCTCACGGGTACAGATCTGCGAGCTGGAGAAGCGCTTCCATCGGCAGAAGTACCTGGCCTCGGCCGAGCGTGCTGCCCTCGCCAAGTCCCTCAAGATGACGGACGCCCAGGTGAAGACCTGGTTCCAGAACCGGCGCACCAAGTGGCG GCGGCAGACGGCGGAGGAGCGGGAGGCCGAGCGGCAGCAGGCGAGCCggctgatgctgcagctgcagcacgACGCTTTCCAGAAGTCGCTGAACGAGTCGATCCAGCCCGACCCGCTGTGCCTGCACAACTCATCGCTGTTCGCGCTGCAGAacctgcagccctgggaggaggagagcgCCAAGATCCCCCCGGTCACCTCCCTCGTCTGA